One Pyrofollis japonicus DNA window includes the following coding sequences:
- a CDS encoding M42 family metallopeptidase, producing MAGEIDEFWSLLKKLSDAFGVSGFEDEIRGIVMDELRSAADEVRVDKWGNVIAVKRGGDTKVMWAAHMDEIGFLVRAIDEKGFLYLAPVGGWSDLVVPAQRLRIRLDDGRIIYGVVGMKPPHLLSPEEQKQVIPLSKLFVDIGVSSREEAEKLGVRIGLPADLDREAVRLTETRVTGKAFDDRVGLAAMIWAFKHIDPAEQTIYAVATVQEEVGLKGARVAAFALRPDAAIALDVTTANDVPGVAVQDRVVELGKGPAIKVADGRNAGGLIAHPKIFKILVETAKQEGIPYQLELLPGGTTDAAAIAFTAEGVPAGTISIPTRYIHSPVELLDLRDALNTAKLLEKASTRINKNIIN from the coding sequence ATGGCGGGAGAGATTGACGAGTTTTGGTCACTGCTCAAGAAGCTCTCAGACGCCTTCGGTGTATCGGGGTTCGAGGACGAGATACGCGGTATCGTAATGGACGAGCTGAGGAGCGCGGCAGACGAGGTAAGGGTTGACAAGTGGGGTAACGTTATAGCTGTGAAGCGAGGCGGCGACACGAAGGTCATGTGGGCAGCCCACATGGATGAGATAGGGTTCCTCGTACGCGCCATAGATGAGAAGGGCTTCCTCTACCTAGCCCCCGTAGGTGGGTGGAGCGACCTAGTTGTACCAGCACAGCGTCTCCGCATAAGGCTCGACGACGGAAGGATTATCTACGGCGTCGTGGGGATGAAGCCACCCCACCTCCTCTCGCCGGAGGAGCAGAAACAAGTGATTCCGCTCAGCAAGCTCTTCGTAGACATAGGCGTATCTAGTAGAGAAGAAGCTGAGAAGCTTGGAGTAAGGATCGGGCTCCCCGCCGACCTCGATAGAGAGGCTGTGAGACTCACAGAGACGAGGGTAACCGGGAAGGCGTTCGACGACCGAGTAGGCCTCGCAGCCATGATATGGGCTTTCAAGCACATAGATCCCGCCGAGCAAACAATCTACGCCGTTGCCACTGTGCAGGAGGAAGTAGGGCTAAAGGGTGCAAGAGTAGCCGCGTTCGCCCTGAGACCCGACGCGGCCATAGCCCTAGACGTGACAACCGCGAACGACGTGCCCGGCGTAGCTGTACAAGACAGAGTTGTCGAGCTAGGCAAGGGGCCCGCCATAAAGGTTGCTGACGGCAGGAACGCGGGTGGCCTCATAGCGCACCCCAAGATATTCAAGATACTCGTTGAGACTGCAAAGCAGGAGGGCATACCCTACCAGCTAGAGCTACTACCCGGCGGAACAACGGATGCAGCAGCAATAGCCTTCACAGCCGAGGGCGTACCAGCAGGCACAATATCGATACCGACAAGGTACATCCACAGCCCAGTAGAGCTACTAGACCTAAGAGACGCGCTCAACACCGCCAAGCTGCTCGAAAAAGCCTCAACGAGGATAAATAAAAATATAATAAACTAG
- a CDS encoding metallophosphoesterase produces the protein MRDSTEAYNELPGEEVPDETGLGAARAPEEAGGYAELFREAISVLAEQPPILRLGARRFIVVGDTHGFPEVSEWALKLAHEEDVDAVIFIGDYVDRGPRGVENLELLLERLVDERDRVYLLRGNHEDPEMNAAYGFFEEAVRKRGEEYLGYVAALYASMPVAVVAEPIVLVHAGIPCRRCSLSPEDPILLDDLEKEAAKIKNSEEALGLLKTSPLVAQLLWNDPRGTIDWFLPGPRGPGTYLYGKAAWRSFLEANDLGIIIRGHEVVDGTHVWLQDGKQTTLAGEMGLDSLEYSVVTVFSSLYHKRRAAVLLVDLEEGKLRPYIYKGEAREASTRET, from the coding sequence ATGCGGGACAGCACGGAGGCCTACAACGAGCTACCCGGAGAAGAAGTCCCTGACGAGACGGGCCTCGGCGCGGCAAGAGCCCCCGAGGAAGCCGGTGGCTACGCCGAGCTATTCCGTGAAGCCATAAGCGTCTTGGCGGAGCAGCCGCCGATTCTAAGGCTAGGCGCTAGGCGATTCATAGTTGTCGGGGACACGCACGGGTTCCCCGAGGTCTCGGAGTGGGCTCTAAAGCTGGCCCACGAGGAAGACGTAGATGCAGTCATATTCATAGGTGACTATGTTGACCGGGGGCCGCGCGGCGTTGAGAACCTCGAGCTCCTCCTGGAGAGGCTCGTAGATGAGAGGGATAGGGTCTACCTGCTCCGAGGAAACCATGAGGACCCGGAGATGAACGCTGCCTACGGCTTCTTCGAGGAGGCTGTTAGGAAGAGGGGTGAGGAGTACCTCGGCTACGTCGCCGCCCTCTACGCCTCCATGCCGGTAGCTGTGGTCGCGGAGCCCATAGTGCTTGTCCATGCCGGCATACCTTGCCGCAGATGCAGCCTTTCACCCGAGGACCCGATCCTCCTAGACGACCTAGAGAAAGAGGCCGCCAAGATCAAGAACAGTGAAGAGGCCCTTGGCCTCCTCAAGACGAGTCCCCTCGTGGCCCAGCTCTTGTGGAACGACCCAAGGGGGACGATTGACTGGTTTCTCCCAGGGCCCCGGGGCCCTGGCACATATCTCTACGGCAAGGCGGCTTGGAGGAGCTTTCTCGAAGCAAACGACCTCGGCATCATTATTAGGGGGCACGAGGTCGTAGATGGAACCCATGTTTGGCTCCAGGACGGCAAGCAAACAACATTAGCGGGAGAGATGGGGCTCGATAGCCTAGAGTACAGCGTTGTAACCGTGTTCTCCTCGCTCTACCATAAGCGCCGCGCAGCAGTACTCCTCGTAGACCTTGAGGAGGGTAAGCTGAGGCCCTACATCTATAAAGGAGAAGCAAGGGAGGCATCTACAAGGGAGACCTAG
- a CDS encoding DUF2795 domain-containing protein, translating to MARRGINWAAEVLKRIKGLEFPITKEQLKERLKDFYYHGIPATRILDEVDKESFASPAELLKSLAEAIRKLEERGELPRVTGRRGINWAAEVLKRIKGLSFPVTKEQLKERLAGLKWHGLDIEKILDEVEKESFASPAELLHELAEAIRKLEERGEVQAT from the coding sequence ATGGCGAGGAGGGGGATTAACTGGGCAGCAGAGGTTCTAAAGAGGATCAAGGGCCTCGAGTTCCCGATCACTAAGGAGCAGCTCAAGGAGAGGCTCAAGGACTTCTACTACCACGGCATACCGGCCACTAGGATACTAGACGAAGTAGACAAGGAGAGCTTCGCTAGCCCGGCGGAGCTGCTCAAGTCTCTCGCTGAGGCTATTAGGAAGCTAGAGGAGAGAGGCGAGCTACCAAGAGTAACCGGTAGGAGAGGTATCAACTGGGCGGCCGAGGTACTTAAGAGAATCAAGGGTCTAAGCTTCCCAGTAACCAAGGAGCAGCTCAAGGAGAGGCTGGCCGGGCTCAAGTGGCACGGCCTGGACATTGAGAAGATCCTCGACGAGGTTGAGAAGGAGAGCTTTGCCAGCCCTGCTGAGCTACTACACGAACTGGCAGAAGCGATAAGGAAGCTCGAAGAGAGAGGCGAAGTACAAGCAACCTAA
- a CDS encoding FHA domain-containing protein, whose amino-acid sequence MPWKCPVCGHVNPDDKEFCEVCGAKRPDNPEQLKLEEPRQEQPQPEQAEALEQQPSEAGEATEAPEPVTEQAAEEEAGPTEEEETPPAAAPEKPVEEKPAPTTPETIYLEIVNAPAQELIGKRIPVMLKVFPQVTIGRSPENVIIIPDPTVSRKHAAIKVEEGKIVLEDLGSTNGTYVYSQETGSFEKIEKIELKPGMIIRLGEQTIIKITAELA is encoded by the coding sequence ATGCCATGGAAGTGCCCCGTCTGCGGCCACGTAAACCCCGATGACAAAGAGTTCTGCGAAGTATGCGGCGCCAAGCGCCCCGACAACCCTGAGCAGCTCAAACTAGAGGAGCCCCGGCAGGAACAACCCCAGCCAGAGCAAGCCGAGGCCCTAGAGCAACAGCCAAGCGAGGCCGGAGAAGCCACCGAGGCCCCGGAGCCGGTGACAGAGCAAGCCGCAGAGGAGGAGGCTGGCCCCACGGAGGAAGAGGAGACACCCCCCGCCGCTGCGCCGGAGAAGCCAGTAGAGGAGAAGCCTGCGCCGACGACGCCCGAGACAATCTACCTCGAGATAGTCAACGCGCCTGCCCAGGAACTCATAGGCAAGAGGATACCAGTCATGCTCAAAGTATTCCCCCAGGTAACCATCGGCAGGAGCCCCGAGAACGTGATAATAATACCCGACCCAACCGTGTCAAGGAAGCACGCAGCAATAAAGGTGGAGGAAGGCAAGATCGTCCTAGAGGACCTCGGAAGCACGAACGGAACCTACGTGTATAGCCAGGAGACAGGGAGCTTCGAGAAGATAGAAAAGATAGAGCTAAAACCAGGCATGATAATAAGGCTCGGAGAACAAACAATAATCAAAATAACAGCCGAATTAGCATAA
- a CDS encoding VWA domain-containing protein produces MPLEVRFEQSHRYSFVSPVKAAFRVTIVPVSGKVPVKGLHYIVLLDASGSMKKAGKMDAAKRAVERLVESMPPGNYVTLIAFGLGGLFAKELVVHRDVGEARDEIIAAVRSIIPDDGTPLYRALVKAIEIANAYPEPGYIVVVTDGRPTDKSDPEEYRRLKWPRKMKAYAIGVGLDYNKELLALIADMGNGYMEHVGEAEVEKLVEAFEETAAPEAYAKDFELTVEPIEGEARLLGYDELTITIPVLRDESLEIYGEVTIPANHRGEVARVHVSYEDPVTGKRETHSFSYTVEPAPSREEYVKGINREVYDTYLYHAYLEEARRLLLRGDIDAATKRLVEAEKQAEKTKRIDLVVETKRLLETAEATKRLGSSEAEEATRRLLSEATKRIRK; encoded by the coding sequence ATGCCTCTCGAGGTTCGTTTTGAGCAGAGTCACCGCTACAGCTTCGTTTCTCCCGTTAAGGCTGCTTTCCGCGTGACTATTGTCCCTGTTAGCGGCAAGGTGCCGGTGAAGGGGCTTCACTACATCGTTTTGCTCGACGCCAGTGGCTCCATGAAGAAGGCCGGGAAGATGGATGCTGCTAAGAGGGCTGTGGAGCGCCTCGTTGAGTCTATGCCTCCTGGCAACTATGTCACGTTGATAGCGTTTGGCCTCGGTGGCCTTTTCGCCAAGGAGCTGGTTGTTCACCGCGACGTGGGCGAGGCAAGGGACGAGATAATAGCAGCGGTTAGGAGCATCATACCGGACGATGGGACCCCGCTCTACCGTGCACTAGTAAAGGCGATCGAGATAGCCAATGCTTATCCAGAGCCAGGGTACATAGTCGTAGTTACCGATGGACGTCCCACGGATAAGAGCGACCCCGAGGAGTATCGTCGCCTCAAGTGGCCGCGGAAAATGAAGGCCTATGCGATAGGCGTCGGGCTGGACTACAACAAGGAGCTACTAGCCCTCATCGCGGACATGGGTAACGGGTACATGGAGCACGTGGGGGAGGCCGAGGTAGAGAAACTGGTAGAGGCATTCGAGGAGACCGCTGCCCCAGAGGCCTATGCGAAGGACTTCGAGCTAACAGTTGAGCCCATCGAGGGCGAGGCCAGGCTCCTCGGATACGACGAGCTAACAATAACGATACCCGTCCTCCGAGACGAGAGCCTAGAGATCTACGGCGAGGTAACAATACCCGCCAACCACCGGGGCGAAGTAGCCAGGGTGCACGTCAGCTACGAGGACCCTGTGACCGGGAAGAGGGAGACACACAGCTTCAGCTACACAGTGGAGCCAGCGCCGAGCCGCGAAGAATACGTGAAGGGCATAAACAGGGAGGTATACGACACCTATCTCTACCACGCCTATCTCGAGGAGGCACGCCGCCTCCTCCTGAGAGGAGACATAGACGCTGCTACGAAGAGGCTAGTGGAGGCGGAGAAGCAGGCTGAGAAGACTAAGAGGATAGACCTAGTGGTTGAGACTAAGAGGCTACTAGAGACCGCTGAGGCCACTAAGAGGCTCGGCAGCAGCGAGGCCGAGGAGGCCACGAGGAGGCTCCTAAGCGAGGCGACGAAGAGGATAAGAAAGTAG
- a CDS encoding FeoA domain-containing protein, with protein sequence MDESSDVLKIAREDVLRLAMEKGGSASVEDIAKEVGDRELADKAIESLTREGLIEKKDGIVSLTSSGRRFAENIFRKHSLVEAMAKDHRIAHFLEHIDVEPGTIREFVSRGKFRRLTELSISSTGRVIAVTDPRPSLVARVYGVGLLPGRRVRVVARSRGLVVLEVGSEARVVALDEDIAGKVLVVVEPCPRGESGKE encoded by the coding sequence GTGGACGAGAGTTCTGATGTTCTGAAGATTGCTAGAGAGGATGTTTTGAGGCTTGCCATGGAGAAGGGTGGTAGCGCTTCAGTTGAGGATATCGCCAAGGAGGTTGGTGACAGGGAGCTTGCAGATAAGGCTATTGAGTCTCTCACCCGTGAAGGTCTTATCGAGAAAAAGGACGGGATTGTTTCTCTTACTTCCAGTGGTAGGAGATTTGCTGAGAATATTTTTAGGAAGCATAGCCTTGTTGAGGCCATGGCAAAGGATCATCGTATTGCGCATTTTCTTGAGCACATTGATGTTGAGCCCGGGACCATTAGAGAGTTTGTTTCGCGTGGCAAGTTTAGGCGGCTCACGGAGCTAAGTATTAGCAGTACTGGAAGAGTTATTGCTGTGACCGATCCTCGTCCTAGCCTCGTGGCCCGGGTTTATGGTGTTGGGCTTCTTCCGGGGCGCCGTGTGCGGGTAGTTGCTCGTAGCCGTGGCTTGGTTGTCTTGGAGGTTGGTTCTGAGGCTCGTGTGGTCGCACTGGACGAAGATATTGCGGGCAAGGTGCTTGTTGTGGTTGAGCCTTGTCCTCGGGGAGAGAGTGGAAAGGAGTAA
- a CDS encoding PaREP1 family protein gives MPYRINYLQEAKELLERGDAVQASEKLYKVAEEAVKAMASALGLPEAKEANERGRWTLRLLEGAAARLAETIDKRIYDDWDHACFLHVEDFHEARLGVERVRRRLRYVEELLSIARRVLGEKQRS, from the coding sequence ATGCCTTATCGAATAAACTATTTGCAGGAGGCGAAAGAGTTGCTTGAAAGGGGTGACGCTGTCCAGGCCTCCGAGAAGCTCTACAAGGTTGCAGAGGAGGCGGTAAAGGCGATGGCATCTGCACTTGGGCTTCCCGAGGCCAAGGAGGCCAATGAGAGAGGGAGATGGACTCTACGGCTACTTGAGGGTGCTGCTGCGCGGCTCGCCGAGACAATTGATAAAAGAATATATGATGACTGGGATCACGCGTGCTTCCTGCACGTCGAAGACTTCCACGAGGCACGGCTAGGCGTGGAGCGGGTTAGGCGCCGCCTCCGCTACGTAGAGGAGCTACTAAGTATTGCTAGGAGGGTTCTCGGAGAGAAACAGCGCTCCTAG
- a CDS encoding AAA family ATPase, giving the protein MLLDPAPKTKREELYGRDRELWQLSLIDRGAGPLVLVSGIRRIGKTSLVKVFLGERGDDHVFVDGSTARRWTDLANALLEKGLVEDSGVGGSDSSLFERVVEMARRRRGKRFLLVVDEAHEMSRSGLRLLEEIAKAVVYEGGGVHLVLVSSAPGLLMDYLGVDKPGRALRTTHFYEVRLGPLPRDAATELLRDGLRELGVSLPDTVIEKAVDFFGAIPGWLVFFGRLVAEGASPETAYRLAVDEALEEIRRLAPRSQLLLHVIAKGYDYWKAAKQALEELEGKPISNNGFRKAVLHLERRLIIMKKRMGEYVITDPVYARAALKLKPEEVLSLLSRRRRGAGGVGGSSRAHNS; this is encoded by the coding sequence TTGCTCCTAGACCCTGCCCCCAAGACCAAGAGGGAGGAACTTTATGGGAGGGATCGGGAGCTTTGGCAGCTGAGCCTCATAGATAGGGGTGCTGGTCCCCTCGTACTAGTTAGCGGTATTAGGAGGATAGGGAAGACTTCCCTCGTGAAGGTGTTCCTAGGCGAGCGGGGCGACGACCACGTCTTCGTTGACGGCAGTACTGCTAGGAGGTGGACAGACCTCGCCAATGCTCTCCTAGAAAAAGGCCTCGTCGAGGACAGCGGGGTTGGCGGCAGCGACTCGTCGCTCTTTGAACGCGTCGTGGAGATGGCTAGACGGCGCCGTGGTAAGCGCTTCCTACTGGTCGTTGACGAGGCCCACGAGATGAGTAGGAGCGGGCTACGCCTCCTAGAAGAGATCGCTAAGGCCGTGGTCTACGAGGGCGGCGGCGTACACCTGGTCCTGGTCAGCTCTGCGCCAGGCCTGCTCATGGACTACCTGGGCGTAGATAAGCCTGGCCGGGCTCTCCGCACAACACACTTCTACGAGGTGAGGCTGGGGCCGCTGCCCCGCGATGCTGCCACGGAGCTTCTCCGCGACGGGCTGAGAGAGCTCGGGGTGAGCCTGCCCGACACTGTTATCGAGAAGGCAGTGGACTTCTTCGGCGCTATTCCCGGCTGGCTGGTCTTCTTCGGCAGACTCGTAGCGGAGGGCGCTAGCCCGGAGACGGCTTACCGGCTAGCAGTAGACGAGGCGCTGGAAGAGATAAGGAGGCTGGCGCCTAGGTCGCAGCTCCTCCTCCACGTCATAGCGAAGGGATATGATTACTGGAAGGCCGCTAAGCAGGCACTAGAAGAACTCGAGGGAAAGCCTATATCGAACAACGGGTTCCGGAAAGCGGTTCTCCACCTAGAGAGAAGGCTAATAATTATGAAGAAGAGGATGGGGGAGTACGTCATAACTGACCCCGTGTACGCGAGAGCAGCGCTGAAGCTGAAGCCCGAGGAGGTTCTCAGCCTTCTTTCCCGGAGGAGGCGTGGCGCAGGAGGAGTCGGCGGGTCTTCTCGAGCCCACAACTCCTAG
- a CDS encoding protein kinase domain-containing protein — protein sequence MAEKGRVVGYGLAILGIYGVAAILLVSRFVGESSIDPFKWWLGGGLHLPPRSPTDLFLVSSFIAYTLAFAGLVLLSIGKSKLGILMGLYGLLAPLLPGIAAWAASRYPQAGALLEAAKPLTPYYPSTPLMALGLGLSASTNPVIGVPLLLYALYDALWDMLGLPAPTSISLSIAGYNTTVYEALLYYTGSALVIHLALVLRKHREHEATMEPQAPIRVPGSAEPRPVAEAYVRPHMARREDVAHSTVAVSPPTREEAGADERREECSSVRLSEFAKNRREVVEKCLVGREIHGYVVEEFIGSGGFGVVLRAHAREDPGDKAAIKLLVPIPVGSGAGGTTSSRLVRDVLMVARDLEREALSLRELSEKSPYVVRLKAIHIDSERLAKAVRTDSFEIYMVSPPAIIMEYLGGGSLSKLLEEAKRLHLARPDNRDWVRVVAALGAVIAKALAHVHGSGYVHGDLKPENILFTTRPAANPRLLASAFYEALLRPEQAKTVPKLSDLGAAVRIGSPVMQLTPGYAAPELEAYDLVCNELGKRNSPICSKAPVAEPSQDVYSLGIILLQLLAGLEHRQVITLKHKLMCRLDEQRGLVCDTSKIERMLRDAPSQLRLLLGKMLSDNPRERPDASRVAACLACLAGNEPRKWSTCNEKCSNT from the coding sequence TTGGCCGAGAAGGGTAGAGTGGTAGGCTACGGGCTAGCAATCCTGGGAATATACGGCGTAGCGGCAATATTGCTCGTATCAAGGTTTGTTGGAGAAAGCAGTATTGATCCCTTCAAGTGGTGGCTGGGTGGCGGGCTCCACCTCCCCCCTAGGAGTCCCACGGACTTGTTCCTCGTCTCCTCATTCATCGCCTACACGTTGGCCTTCGCTGGCCTAGTGCTGCTAAGCATTGGGAAGAGCAAGCTAGGCATACTGATGGGGCTCTACGGGCTCTTGGCGCCCCTGCTCCCAGGCATAGCCGCCTGGGCCGCCTCGAGGTATCCCCAGGCTGGCGCCCTGCTTGAAGCAGCTAAGCCGCTCACCCCCTACTATCCCTCGACACCCCTTATGGCTCTCGGGCTAGGGCTCTCCGCGTCAACGAACCCGGTTATCGGGGTACCGCTACTACTCTACGCTCTCTACGACGCCCTGTGGGATATGCTTGGCTTACCGGCTCCGACCAGCATAAGCCTGAGCATAGCCGGGTACAACACCACAGTGTATGAGGCCCTCCTCTACTACACGGGCTCGGCCCTCGTAATCCACCTAGCTCTCGTGCTGAGAAAACACAGAGAGCATGAAGCAACCATGGAGCCGCAGGCCCCGATACGTGTCCCAGGTAGCGCCGAGCCGAGACCAGTCGCCGAAGCATATGTGCGGCCGCACATGGCCCGGCGCGAAGACGTGGCACACAGCACGGTCGCCGTGTCCCCGCCTACCCGGGAAGAGGCCGGGGCTGACGAGAGGAGGGAGGAGTGCTCATCGGTGAGGCTGTCCGAGTTCGCCAAGAACCGTAGAGAGGTCGTCGAGAAGTGCTTGGTGGGCAGGGAGATACACGGCTACGTGGTCGAAGAATTCATTGGGAGTGGCGGCTTCGGAGTAGTGCTGCGCGCGCATGCAAGAGAGGATCCCGGCGACAAGGCTGCAATAAAGCTCCTAGTCCCGATCCCTGTGGGCAGCGGTGCTGGTGGCACTACTTCTAGTAGGCTTGTGAGAGACGTGCTAATGGTCGCTCGCGACCTTGAGCGGGAGGCGCTAAGCCTCCGAGAACTCAGCGAGAAGAGCCCCTACGTCGTGAGGCTAAAGGCTATTCACATAGACTCCGAGCGTCTAGCTAAGGCTGTCCGCACGGACAGCTTCGAGATATACATGGTCTCCCCGCCCGCGATAATAATGGAGTATCTTGGCGGTGGGAGCCTCTCTAAGCTACTCGAGGAGGCAAAGAGGCTGCACTTGGCGAGGCCCGATAACCGCGACTGGGTGAGAGTAGTAGCAGCACTAGGCGCGGTAATAGCCAAGGCCCTAGCACACGTGCATGGAAGCGGCTATGTCCACGGAGACCTCAAGCCAGAAAACATACTATTCACCACGAGGCCCGCCGCAAACCCCAGGCTCCTTGCCAGCGCGTTCTACGAGGCACTGCTGAGACCAGAGCAAGCCAAGACCGTGCCCAAGCTCTCCGACCTGGGCGCAGCAGTAAGGATAGGGAGCCCAGTAATGCAGCTCACACCGGGTTATGCGGCGCCAGAGCTAGAAGCCTACGACCTGGTCTGCAACGAGCTCGGTAAGAGAAACTCGCCGATATGCTCAAAGGCGCCAGTAGCCGAGCCCAGCCAAGACGTCTACAGCCTCGGCATAATCCTGCTCCAGCTACTAGCAGGCCTAGAGCACCGCCAAGTAATAACGCTGAAGCACAAGCTCATGTGCCGCCTAGACGAGCAAAGAGGCCTAGTATGCGATACCTCAAAGATAGAAAGGATGCTGAGAGACGCCCCTAGCCAGCTACGGCTCCTACTCGGAAAAATGCTCTCAGACAATCCGCGAGAAAGGCCGGACGCGAGCAGAGTCGCAGCATGCCTAGCCTGCCTAGCGGGCAACGAGCCCAGAAAATGGAGCACTTGCAACGAGAAATGCTCTAATACCTAG
- a CDS encoding M20 family metallopeptidase, whose protein sequence is MRYAKYIREGCAKDGTQYYSPLRAQLLHGELLGGAPCLPNSARLVDELFNWGVEVLKELISVPTVNPPGENYGEFVATASRLLSEAGFEDIEIHRVPREVVEKHYSGLGKYPRYILIARKGSGYPVLHFNGHYDVVPPGQGWRHDPFDPVIEGGKLYGRGAVDMKGGIAAAILAARAFFTANPGFKGTFEIALVPDEEIGGETGTGYLVEKELSSPDYVVIAEPSGSGTVWIGHRGAYWFYVEVYGKQAHGSSPWLGVNAFEYMVRVAHDFMTEYRELLSRKKSRYEYDDPRGASPTITLGGEVKGSTKINILPGYYAFSVDRRLIVEESIEEVEEEVNRFIQRLRERYPEVRIEAKPVNKLPPAITPKESKLVVLAKEAVREVTGAEPRLTVCLGGLDMRYYTEKGIETITYGPGPSGVAHQVDEYVELEELRKVAKAYAALAEKLLAK, encoded by the coding sequence ATGCGTTACGCCAAGTATATAAGAGAGGGCTGTGCCAAGGATGGTACACAGTATTATTCTCCCTTAAGAGCACAGCTACTACACGGCGAGCTGCTCGGAGGTGCTCCCTGTTTGCCTAATTCTGCCCGGCTCGTGGACGAGCTCTTTAACTGGGGCGTGGAGGTTCTCAAGGAGCTTATAAGCGTGCCCACTGTTAACCCGCCTGGAGAAAACTATGGCGAGTTCGTCGCGACGGCCTCGAGGCTTCTCAGCGAGGCCGGCTTCGAGGACATAGAGATACACCGCGTTCCCCGCGAGGTCGTCGAGAAACACTATTCCGGTCTCGGGAAGTATCCCCGCTACATACTGATAGCAAGGAAGGGGAGTGGCTACCCAGTCCTCCACTTCAACGGCCACTACGACGTAGTGCCCCCGGGGCAGGGTTGGAGACACGACCCCTTCGACCCGGTGATCGAGGGAGGCAAGCTCTATGGCCGCGGAGCAGTAGACATGAAGGGCGGGATAGCGGCGGCGATCCTCGCTGCACGGGCCTTCTTCACCGCCAACCCGGGCTTCAAGGGCACGTTCGAGATAGCCCTCGTGCCTGACGAGGAGATAGGCGGCGAGACTGGTACCGGCTACCTTGTCGAGAAAGAACTGTCCAGCCCGGACTACGTCGTGATAGCCGAGCCCAGCGGCTCCGGCACGGTCTGGATAGGGCATAGGGGCGCTTACTGGTTCTACGTAGAGGTCTACGGTAAGCAGGCACACGGATCCAGCCCATGGCTCGGCGTGAACGCCTTCGAGTACATGGTCAGGGTCGCACACGACTTCATGACCGAGTACCGCGAGCTACTCTCCAGGAAGAAGAGCCGCTACGAGTACGACGACCCCCGGGGAGCGAGCCCCACGATAACGCTCGGCGGAGAGGTGAAGGGGAGCACGAAGATAAACATCCTGCCGGGCTACTATGCCTTCTCTGTTGACCGTCGACTCATAGTAGAGGAGAGCATCGAGGAAGTCGAGGAAGAAGTAAATAGGTTCATACAGAGGCTTAGGGAGAGGTATCCCGAGGTCCGCATAGAGGCTAAGCCGGTCAACAAGCTGCCTCCAGCGATAACCCCGAAGGAGTCGAAGCTAGTAGTGCTCGCAAAGGAGGCTGTAAGGGAGGTAACCGGCGCGGAGCCTAGGCTCACAGTCTGCCTAGGAGGCCTAGACATGAGGTACTACACCGAGAAGGGCATAGAGACAATAACTTATGGCCCAGGGCCTAGCGGGGTCGCCCACCAGGTAGACGAGTACGTTGAGCTAGAAGAGCTGCGGAAGGTAGCCAAGGCGTACGCCGCGCTCGCAGAGAAGCTTCTCGCCAAGTAG